The Elaeis guineensis isolate ETL-2024a chromosome 5, EG11, whole genome shotgun sequence DNA segment ACATTGCTACAACCAGCCATTTTTATGTCGTATCTACAAGAATCTATCATGCCAAACCATCAAGGAAGCATTTCTAAACCCCGACGCGCTCTCTCGCGAAGCATCCTCGCCAGAGCCCGGGACTGCGGCGAGTCGGAGTCCCCCTCTCCCTGGCCGCCTGGAACATCGCCTCCGCTCTTTGCAGCGCCGCGTCCACCGTGTCCTCCACCATCACCCCCATCCCCACGTCGTCGCTCGCCCCGCCGTCCCACGCCTGGCTTATCGGCTTCCTAGTGTCCACGAACTCGATCTCCGAGAGCGGCGACGGCTTGTGCTCCTTGTAGTACGCCGCatactcctcttcctcctccttaaCTTGAGCTTCGAAACCGCCGGCGAGCGGGCTGCCATCGACCCCCACGCAGGTGGCGTCCTCGATGAGGACGCAACCCGGCGCCGCCGCGTGGGACCATCGGCGCTTTTGTTGGAAGGAGGGGTCACCGGGTCGGCCAACTTCGTGGCTCTCGAGCTTTGGGGAGGGAGCGAAGGGCGGGATGTTGTCGATGGTTGGTGGGGTTTTGATGTCTTGCTGTCGTTCTCGTCGTTCTCTCTCTTCGGCGGCGGCGGCTGCCTTTGGCGCCTCTTCGGCGTCGTCTCCCTGCGGGTCTTGCGAGTGGACGGCAGTGTCGGCGGGTCCGGCGGTGCTGGTTGAAGCACGTGCGAGGGGAAGGAGGCACGTGCGAGTGGCGGGGAGGAGGCGGAGGGATCGAACTACCGCTATCGACTGCATCTTTCCTCGTTGCTGCTTTTGACTTCCAGCAGCCAGATGGTGTGCTAAAGATCCGGCGTCGATGGAAGAAGAAAATGGCTTGGAGACAAGGAGAAAGGTACATGATATAGGGAGGGGGCTTCAGCTTTGAAGCCTCTAGagaggacttgaacactctagagaggaccagaggggacACGTGTAGATTCCAACACTCGCTACTACACTTGCAATGACATCGTGGCGGTGCACGAAGGAACGTTTGGATCCGGGCGTTTCTGGAATATTTAAATAAGCTTCTAATCCATATCTACGTCTCCAACAAAAATAAAAGTGGAAGGAGATTTTTGCTTTTAAAGCCTACTTCTTGGTCCGGGTAGGGTGAGGCGTTCTACTTTtcacaaaatattttactaactttAAAATATCACCAGACAAGTCACACGGCTGGTGTGGTGCCGCTTTAAACTTGGACCGTGTAtctgggaaaaaaaaaattgtatcctGAACTGTGGAACAGAAGAAGATTGGCACAAGCGTCCCGAGAAGTATTTTTGTAATAAGCGAGATTCATATCCAAAATTCTAgtttgaaaatattatttaaatattatataaatattgaaTGTATAACCGATATAAAATCTTTGCACattttttcaattaaaattatagcATTCTTGTCATGCTAAAATTACAATCAATGAatgataaatctaaatagatttgtgTGTGCTTCAGTGTCTTCTAATCCAAATGAATATGAGCCAAATATACTAAGAAATcatggaagcttctcccagatccttcataaaaaattgtgacgacagctaaatctttattccctgtaatgcagggacatcattcccgattaagagaatgtcatccacatataatacaagaaatactactactggaccattagcccacttataaatgcatggctcttctctgttcttaacgaaaccatacgtcttgatcgtcctatcaaaacgtatgttccaactccgggatgcctacttaagttcataaatggacctttgtagcttgcacaccttagactcatctgtggatgtgaatccttcaggttgtatcatatacacctcttcgtccagctctccatttaggaaagctgtcttcacatccatctgccagatttcatagtccagatgagcagctatcgcaagtataatccgaatggatttgagcattgccacaagaaaaaacgtctcgtcatagtctatatcataacgttgacgatatcccttgacaattagacgggctttatagatctccacctttccgtctgtgcctctctttctcttgaagacccacttacactctatgggttttattccttcggatgggtcaaccaatgtccacacatcgttgaccttcatggactccatttcaaatttcatgacctctagccatttctcaaagtcaggtctctgcattgcatccatgtaggtgatcggatcctcatcgttttcaacaagttcgacaggatcaccgtctcggaccaagaaatcatagtatctgtccggttgatgtggtactctaccagaccgccttaagggtgcaggaacaatgggctccggatttgatctaaccaaatccggttcaggttcagctacttgtgtcagtttttccacctgccaaacttcctcaagttcgaccttagaggcaacagtcccttcaccaaggaactccttttccaaaaagattgccttaaggctgacaaacaccttttgctcatcagctaggtagaaataataccctttggtctcttttgggtaccctatgaaataacacttgtcagacctaggtccaagcttgtccgtaattaaacatttaacataagccggacacccccaaaccctaaggtgcgagagtaccgacttacgtcctatctatatctcatatggcgttttggttacagacttactcggaactctatttaaaaggtaacaagccgattcgagtgcatatccccagaggaagatcggcagaccagcaaacccaatcatggatcgaaccatgtccaataaggtccgattcctcctttcagacacaccattatgctgtggtgttccaggaggagtccactgagagagaatcccattctcctcaagatatgtcagaaactcattggaaaggtattcatctcctcgatcagatcgaagaattttaatacacttcccagtttgtttttctacctcatttcggaatagtttgaacatttcaaacgactccgacttatgcttcattaagtagacatacccatacctcgataggtcgtctgtgaaggttatgaagtagaaatattcacctcttgtacttgagctcatgggtccacatacattagaatgtatcagacctaagagttcactggctcgctcaccttttccagtaaaaggtgacttggtcatcttcccaaaaagacagaactcacaggttggaagtgattcacaatcaccaacttcaagaattccttcttgagccaacctgtttatcttgttcttattgatatgacctagcctacagtgccaaaggtagacttctgacacattatccattctagggtgtttaccggaggtttgaaccacattaacaggctgtgatagtaagtaaattctattatttagttgtccaacaaacattgtaacaccattcaaaatgatattgtaaatatttttttttattaaaaattcataactgttcatggccaaaaggcctacagaaataatatttaatagaaaacttGGACAatggtgacattcactcagaattacattatgagaattgattacaaggttcatgattcctaaagctagaactggaattttgcttccatctccaacgttcaggaacctctcgccttcatcaaatctcctactgacctacagaccctgcattgaattacagatatgataagggcttccggtatccaatacccaggcagtagtatcacaaatgaaaagttgcaaggtgttattatataattaccttgcttcttcttcggtctgtttgggtccagggaggcaatgtatagaggacagttcctcttccagtgcccctgcttcttgcaaaagaagcactccgcctagctctggtcgggcttgcgcttcttggtctgaccctgtgcagacgtcccagcatgcggctacaccttcttattcttcttcttcttgttcttcttccctttcttaaagggtcgacaaccagaagaagatccttccataacattcaccgactccttatggagccggtgatccttctcaaagttctgcagcaaccccaacaagccgtggtagtttactgcagactttgtcatccgaaaatgagtaaggaaggggaggaaggacttgggcaaagaattaaggatcgcatccttagcgagctgctcgtgcaaaggaaagcccagtttacttaggcgctcaatcatttcaatcatgtacagtacatgatcggtgactgaggccgcatccctcatccgagcattaaaaatggtacaactagttttgtgtctttcaacatcgtcaggtgtgccaaagaagtcattcaacatttgaagcatctcctgcagctGGGCGTTCtctaacctacggctgaactcatcattcattgccgccagcattatgcatcgaacggtggtgcaatcgttgagccacttctggtaagtgtctcggaccgtctctctagcgttcagggctggctcctcaagtgtcggatccattactacataaaggatccgctcatgctcaaggatgattttcgattttcgataccagctattgaaattagatcccatgagcttgtcagtatctaataatgatcggagtgacagaatagtggccatagctgcataaaagaaaatcagacctttattagtatataaattattaatactaaagatttaaacttttagtctaaagtttctcccagtatttttacgaaccggtagcctcaacctccaattcgaggaattactttaattccttagtgggtactagaatccacacagactacacacgagcccaactttggttggtcaacccatgtgcatctatggataggttcataatcagttgtctCTTTAAACAACTTatagtaataaattttgccccaaaacctaatcagtaggctttggcctccactgaaaagatctggttaggtccaaccattaacatgattagatttggtgaatcggaccaataaatgatcagacctgactttggccgaccaacctgaccaccatcagaaagactcaaccaaattatcatattatgaatgataattccattagtcaataagcaccagacctttgggcctccaatgattattaaactaatggactcattgtcacgcacttaatgggaggctatgacttagttatcactataacttaattattttagagatctaataatttttgaagattattaaaagatagaaaagaagaaattaaccagtcaatttcaaccccccactgacttcaccaagtcagataaaaaaagatttaattaaagccggcattaggagcacctaaatcagtcacattgatttacctaatgacatgggtgagccctaatcaccaagtgatctaatcaaaacctaactcaccaggttggccaggtaagtgagatcagtggtgaggatatgccattaactcatcagagatcgaatcaatgcgagtagctcccacttaaaaatcactggtcagactgtcgaactttccttagacaccaaccggttcattagttttaatttgatcatcttagtaaatagggttccaccgcgtagccatgaattaagtccatcttggtctagttaaagacatggatccattcaactacaactattggagttgagtctagagtgtccttgatctaatctaattcaatttttgattagatttgaccaattactctaatttagtccatttctttaagctaaccttaggtctaacccaattatggacctaatccatctaacccattgacccataagtttatgcaattatcttaggtcttaattcataattctagaccaattagacaacacttaattcttttaattaagtatttaggctgatgggtcagagtttggtatttcgaaaataattttcaaatttgaaaggttttattttctgttcaccaaatgtgttgactcacttcacaaacggatcagcacatttcataaacagcaatcctattgctaattacataacagaaaataactcaatcaaaataaatcatgaatatttctttagatctaatctaacacattcatgataaattttacaattgaacctttacaataaagtcctttcgctgcttcgtctgtatgggatataatcgcatcggcacccctaccgccataggagaatcccatcgaatgggaggagagagcctttaaaccctacttttctcctatgaccggacgaccatggcaaccaacccaattagactacttgctacttggatcaagtatatctaaatatatcaattttaaaatttaaattttaaattttaaattttgaattttgaattttaaatttcaaacaaattttaaattttaaatttttgaattttaaattttgaatttcaaatttgaaatttcaaatttgaaatttcaaacaaattttaaattttaaatttcaaattttgaatttcaaatttttgaattttgaatttcaaattttaaatttcaaaatttaaattttaaattttgaatttcaaatttctgaattttaaatttcgaacaaattttaaaattcaaaatttaaattttaaattttaaattttaaatttaaacttttagattactatttaatctacgcatgcaaatat contains these protein-coding regions:
- the LOC105037740 gene encoding uncharacterized protein, with protein sequence MQSIAVVRSLRLLPATRTCLLPLARASTSTAGPADTAVHSQDPQGDDAEEAPKAAAAAEERERRERQQDIKTPPTIDNIPPFAPSPKLESHEVGRPGDPSFQQKRRWSHAAAPGCVLIEDATCVGVDGSPLAGGFEAQVKEEEEEYAAYYKEHKPSPLSEIEFVDTRKPISQAWDGGASDDVGMGVMVEDTVDAALQRAEAMFQAARERGTPTRRSPGLWRGCFARERVGV